The Brassica oleracea var. oleracea cultivar TO1000 chromosome C6, BOL, whole genome shotgun sequence genome includes a region encoding these proteins:
- the LOC106296586 gene encoding UDP-galactose transporter 2 has translation MESEKKQSSSVSDVGAWGMNIVSSVGIIMANKQLMSSSGFGFSFATTLTGFHFALTALVGMVSNATGLSASKHIPLWELLWFSLVANVSIAAMNFSLMLNSVGFYQISKLSMIPVVCVMEWILHSKHYSREVKASVMVVVVGVGICTVTDVKVNAKGFICACTAVFSTSLQQISIGSLQKKYSVGSFELLSKTAPIQALSLLIFGPFVDYFLSGKFITTYQMTYGAIFCILLSCALAVFCNISQYLCIGRFSATSFQVLGHMKTVCVLTLGWLLFDSEMTFKNISGMVVAVVGMVIYSWAVDLEKQRNAKSTPQGKNSMTEDEIKLLKEGVEHIDLKDVELGETTKV, from the exons ATGGAGAGCGAGAAGAAGCAGTCGTCGTCAGTCTCCGACGTCGGAGCATGGGGCATGAACATCGTCAGCTCCGTGGGGATCATCATGGCTAATAAACAGCTCATGTCTTCCTCCGGCTTCGGATTCAGCTTCG CGACGACGCTAACGGGATTCCACTTCGCGCTCACGGCGCTCGTTGGCATGGTGTCGAACGCGACGGGGCTCTCTGCGTCGAAGCACATTCCTCTTTGGGAGCTTCTTTGGTTCTCTCTCGTAGCTAACGTCTCCATCGCTGCTATGAACTTCAGCCTCATGCTCAACTCTGTTGGCTTCTACCAG ATATCGAAGTTGAGTATGATTCCGGTTGTATGCGTGATGGAATGGATACTACACAGCAAGCATTACTCTAGAGAAGTGAAGGCGTCTGTTATGGTTGTGGTTGTTGGTGTTGGCATTTGTACTGTCACTGATGTTAAAGTTAATGCCAAAGGTTTCATCTGTGCTTGTACTGCCGTCTTCTCCACTTCCCTGCAGCAGATT TCCATAGGCTCTCTGCAGAAGAAATACTCGGTAGGGTCTTTTGAGTTGCTCAGCAAAACAGCTCCGATCCAAGCACTTTCACTCCTCATCTTCGGCCCCTTTGTTGACTATTTCTTGAGCGGCAAGTTCATCACTACTTACCAGATGACTTATGGTGCCATT TTCTGTATTCTTCTCTCCTGCGCATTAGCCGTATTCTGCAACATAAGCCAATACCTCTGCATAGGAAGATTCTCTGCAACGTCATTTCAAGTTCTAGGCCACATGAAAACAGTATGCGTCCTTACACTTGGATGGCTTCTCTTTGATTCGGAGATGACATTCAAGAACATCTCCGGTATGGTCGTAGCTGTTGTCGGAATGGTGATCTATAGCTGGGCGGTTGATCTAGAGAAACAGAGAAACGCAAAGTCGACTCCTCAGGGGAAAAACAGTATGACAGAAGACGAGATAAAGCTACTCAAGGAAGGAGTAGAGCATATCGATTTGAAAGATGTTGAGCTCGGTGAGACCACTAAAGTATAG
- the LOC106296466 gene encoding uncharacterized protein At1g76660 has translation MGSEQHRFLQQQEQRKRWGGCLRVFSCFKSQKGGKRIVPASRIPEGGGNPSASQPNGPHQSGVLSNQANLSYLAPPSSPASFTNSALPSTAQSPNNSYLSLAANSSPSGPSSSMYATGPYAHETQLVSPPPVFSTFTTEPSTAPFTPPPELAHLTTPSSPDVPYARFLTSNGKGSHYNDLHSTYSLYPGSPASAVSRASGVSTPLQESNFFCPETFAKFYQDHDPQNGGRLSVSKDSDVYPSNGNRQTRQDMEELEAYRASFGFSADEVVTTSQYVEINDVMDESLLKPVAYSPSEGQKLLRREASLLTSTKSETGHKPRNGIHADEEALLSRVGSVKGSRSYPTGFSSSDAEVEYRRGRSLREGRENRHRR, from the exons ATGGGCTCAGAGCAGCATAGGTTTCTTCAGCAGCAGGAACAG AGGAAAAGGTGGGGAGGCTGTTTAAGAGTCTTCTCTTGCTTCAAGTCCCAAAAGGGCGGAAAACGAATAGTACCAGCTTCTCGCATTCCCGAAGGCGGTGGCAATCCCTCAGCCTCACAGCCCAATGGACCTCACCAAAGTGGTGTGTTAAGCAACCAAGCAAATTTATCTTACTTAGCTCCACCATCCTCTCCCGCTTCCTTCACAAACTCTGCTCTCCCTTCAACAGCTCAGTCCCCAAACAACTCCTACTTGTCACTCGCCGCAAACTCATCACCCTCCGGTCCTTCCTCCAGCATGTACGCCACAGGACCGTACGCTCACGAGACTCAGCTAGTCTCCCCTCCTCCTGTGTTCTCCACCTTCACCACCGAGCCGTCCACAGCTCCTTTCACTCCTCCTCCGGAGCTTGCGCATTTAACCACCCCTTCCTCCCCTGACGTGCCTTACGCTCGTTTCTTGACTTCCAATGGGAAAGGCAGCCATTACAATGATCTTCACTCTACGTACTCTCTCTACCCCGGGAGTCCAGCCAGCGCGGTCTCCCGGGCTTCGGGAGTCTCCACGCCTCTGCAGGAGTCTAACTTCTTCTGTCCTGAGACTTTCGCCAAGTTTTACCAGGATCATGATCCTCAGAACGGTGGGAGGTTGAGCGTGTCCAAGGACTCGGATGTGTATCCTAGTAATGGGAACAGGCAGACGAGGCAGGACATGGAGGAGTTGGAAGCTTACAGGGCTTCCTTTGGGTTTAGTGCTGATGAGGTTGTTACGACTAGTCAGTATGTAGAGATCAATGATGTGATGGATGAGTCTTTACTTAAACCAGTAGCTTACTCGCCAAGCGAGGGACAAAAGCTGCTTAGAAGAGAAGCGAGTTTGCTAACGAGTACCAAATCAGAAACTG GTCACAAACCAAGAAATGGTATTCATGCGGATGAAGAGGCTTTGTTATCAAGAGTGGGATCTGTGAAAGGTAGCAGAAGCTATCCCACTGGCTTCTCAAGCTCTGATGCAGAGGTGGAATACAGGAGAGGAAGAAGCTTAAGAGAAGGCAGAGAGAACAGACACAGGAGATAA